A region of Micromonospora sp. WMMD882 DNA encodes the following proteins:
- a CDS encoding aldo/keto reductase, whose amino-acid sequence MTDGPPPRATRTRALPRRPAVRLTELGFGGSQGGNLYRATTDEEFAEAVDAAWAAGIRYYDTAPHYGLGLSERRLGAALRARPRDGYVVSTKVGRLLVPSPEQARRRDPEGFDVPATHRRVWDFSRDGVRRSVQESLDRTGLDRLDVVYLHDPDEHWEQAATEAVPALVELREQGVVRAVGVGMNQSAMPARFVRETDVDVVMCAGRYTLLEQGALADLLPAAQERGVGVVVAGVYNSGLLSRERPPDDAVYDYRQAPPELIDRVRRIAAVCETYGVTLPQAALAFVRSHPAVVSTVVGLRGPGQVTETLRRADVDVPTELWSALRTAGLLDAPPPD is encoded by the coding sequence ATGACCGACGGACCACCGCCCCGGGCGACGCGGACCCGGGCGCTGCCACGCCGGCCGGCGGTGCGCCTCACCGAGCTGGGCTTCGGCGGGTCGCAGGGCGGCAACCTGTACCGGGCGACCACCGACGAGGAGTTCGCCGAGGCCGTGGACGCCGCCTGGGCGGCGGGGATCCGCTACTACGACACCGCGCCGCACTACGGGCTCGGCCTGTCCGAGCGTCGCCTCGGCGCGGCCCTGCGCGCCCGCCCCCGCGACGGGTACGTCGTGTCGACGAAGGTCGGGCGGCTGCTCGTACCGTCGCCGGAGCAGGCGCGCCGGCGCGACCCGGAAGGGTTCGACGTGCCCGCCACCCACCGGCGGGTCTGGGACTTCAGCCGGGACGGGGTGCGACGCTCGGTGCAGGAGAGCCTCGACCGCACCGGCCTGGACCGGCTCGACGTCGTCTACCTGCACGACCCGGACGAACACTGGGAGCAGGCCGCCACCGAGGCCGTGCCCGCGCTGGTGGAGCTGCGGGAGCAGGGCGTCGTCCGGGCCGTCGGGGTCGGCATGAACCAGTCCGCGATGCCGGCCCGCTTCGTCCGGGAGACCGACGTCGACGTGGTGATGTGCGCCGGCCGGTACACCCTGCTCGAACAGGGCGCGCTGGCCGACCTGCTGCCCGCCGCGCAGGAGCGCGGGGTGGGCGTGGTGGTCGCCGGGGTCTACAACTCGGGGCTGCTGTCCCGGGAGCGGCCACCGGACGACGCGGTCTACGACTACCGGCAGGCCCCGCCGGAGCTGATCGACCGGGTCCGGCGGATCGCGGCGGTCTGCGAGACGTACGGGGTGACCCTGCCGCAGGCGGCGCTCGCCTTCGTCCGCTCGCATCCGGCCGTGGTCTCGACGGTGGTCGGCCTGCGCGGCCCGGGCCAGGTGACGGAGACCCTGCGCCGGGCCGACGTGGACGTCCCGACGGAGCTGTGGTCGGCGCTGCGCACGGCCGGGCTGCTCGACGCGCCACCACCCGACTGA
- a CDS encoding SDR family oxidoreductase, translating to MTTPFDLSGRTAVVTGARRGIGLAMAEALARAGADVVGVSAQLEPTGSEVERRVRATGRRFTALRVDLADRAAVRRLARDLDALGPVDVLVNNGGTIARAPAAEHADELWDHVIEVNLSSQFVLSREIGRGMVARGQGKIIFTASLLSFQGGITVPGYAAAKSGLAGLTRALANEWAAHGVNVNAIAPGYIATDNTRALRDDPDRNQAILTRIPAGRWGRADDIAGATVFLASAASDYVNGVVLPVDGGWLGR from the coding sequence GTGACCACCCCCTTCGACCTGTCCGGCCGCACCGCGGTGGTGACCGGCGCCCGGCGCGGCATCGGCCTGGCCATGGCGGAGGCGCTGGCCCGGGCCGGCGCCGACGTGGTGGGCGTCTCCGCCCAGCTCGAACCGACCGGCAGCGAGGTGGAACGCCGGGTACGCGCGACCGGCCGCCGGTTCACCGCGCTGCGTGTCGACCTGGCCGACCGGGCGGCCGTGCGTCGGCTGGCCCGGGACCTCGACGCGCTCGGCCCGGTGGACGTCCTGGTCAACAACGGCGGCACGATCGCCCGCGCCCCGGCCGCCGAGCACGCCGACGAGCTGTGGGACCACGTCATCGAGGTCAACCTGAGCAGCCAGTTCGTCCTGAGCCGGGAGATCGGCCGGGGAATGGTGGCCCGCGGCCAAGGCAAGATCATCTTCACCGCGTCGCTGCTGAGCTTCCAGGGCGGCATCACCGTGCCGGGCTACGCCGCCGCCAAGTCGGGGCTGGCCGGGCTCACCCGGGCCCTGGCCAACGAGTGGGCGGCCCACGGCGTGAACGTCAACGCCATCGCGCCCGGCTACATCGCCACCGACAACACCCGGGCGCTGCGCGACGACCCCGACCGCAACCAGGCGATCCTCACCCGGATCCCGGCCGGCCGGTGGGGCCGGGCCGACGACATCGCCGGCGCGACCGTCTTCCTGGCGTCGGCGGCGTCGGACTACGTCAACGGCGTGGTCCTGCCCGTCGACGGCGGCTGGCTGGGCCGATGA
- a CDS encoding alcohol dehydrogenase catalytic domain-containing protein codes for MKAVVYRGARRLGIEERDPLPPGPGEVRIAVAYTGICGTDLHIYHGDMDARVGASAVLGHEMSGRVDAVGADVTGLADGQAVTVLPTRSCGRCAACRRGNSHVCHAMNFLGIDSPGAMQSSWTVPADLVLPLPEGLPLDHAALVEPVAVAVHDVRRGQVTADDHVVVVGGGPVGVLVATVAQGRGARVLLVEPDPFRRAVAGKVGVEAVDPAATDVVALVGERTDGAGADVAFEVSGAAAGVATAVDVLTTRGRLVMVAIHAQPRPVNLHRFFWRELELLGARLYTRDDVAEAIRLVASGAIPARELISRVEPVTAVTAAFDALESGGGVMKVLLDWQGEGR; via the coding sequence ATGAAGGCAGTCGTCTACCGGGGCGCGCGGCGCCTCGGGATCGAGGAACGCGACCCGCTGCCCCCGGGCCCCGGCGAGGTGCGGATCGCGGTGGCCTACACCGGGATCTGCGGCACCGACCTGCACATCTACCACGGCGACATGGACGCCCGGGTCGGCGCGTCGGCGGTGCTCGGGCACGAGATGTCCGGCCGGGTCGACGCCGTGGGCGCGGACGTCACCGGCCTGGCCGACGGCCAGGCCGTCACCGTGCTGCCGACCCGCTCGTGCGGGCGGTGCGCCGCGTGCCGACGCGGCAACTCCCACGTCTGCCACGCCATGAACTTCCTCGGCATCGACTCGCCGGGCGCCATGCAGTCGTCCTGGACGGTGCCGGCGGACCTGGTCCTGCCGCTGCCCGAGGGGCTACCCCTCGACCACGCGGCGCTCGTCGAGCCGGTCGCGGTGGCCGTGCACGACGTCCGGCGGGGCCAGGTGACCGCGGACGACCACGTCGTCGTGGTCGGCGGCGGGCCGGTGGGCGTGCTGGTGGCCACCGTCGCGCAGGGTCGCGGCGCGCGGGTGCTGCTCGTCGAGCCGGACCCGTTCCGCCGTGCGGTCGCCGGGAAGGTCGGCGTCGAGGCCGTCGACCCGGCGGCGACCGACGTCGTGGCGCTGGTGGGCGAACGCACCGACGGCGCGGGCGCCGACGTGGCCTTCGAGGTGTCCGGCGCCGCTGCCGGCGTCGCCACGGCGGTGGACGTCCTGACCACCCGGGGCCGGCTGGTCATGGTGGCCATCCACGCCCAGCCCCGGCCGGTGAACCTGCACCGGTTCTTCTGGCGCGAGCTGGAGCTGCTCGGCGCGCGGCTGTACACGCGCGACGACGTGGCCGAGGCGATCCGGCTGGTCGCCTCCGGCGCGATCCCGGCGCGGGAGCTCATCTCCCGGGTCGAGCCGGTGACGGCGGTGACCGCCGCGTTCGACGCGCTGGAGTCGGGCGGCGGCGTGATGAAGGTGCTCCTCGACTGGCAGGGGGAAGGCCGGTGA